In a genomic window of Agarivorans albus:
- a CDS encoding 1,4-dihydroxy-2-naphthoate polyprenyltransferase codes for MKSWLHAARLRTLPLASASIILGSALAYSEGIFAWPVLLLALLTALLLQILSNLANDYGDAVSGVDDDTRVGPARAIQAGLLTKQQMFRAITLVALLAVLSGIALLAVSLGSNPQAWLGFIALGGLSIVAAMAYTMGSRPYGYRGFGDISVFLFFGLLGVMGSYYLHTQSLSWPVMMIAAANGLLATAVLNINNLRDFSPDKAAGKLTLAVRLGERNARRYHLVLVALALMLFASFIVWQSSANFAWLCLLPALVLMKVTKTVMLARQHQLLDKQLQLTAKLSFFIALLFSLGLQFQY; via the coding sequence TTGAAATCATGGCTTCATGCGGCGCGTTTACGCACCTTGCCTTTAGCGAGCGCGTCGATCATTTTAGGTTCTGCACTGGCGTATTCTGAGGGAATCTTTGCTTGGCCAGTGTTGCTGCTGGCTTTGCTAACGGCCCTATTGCTGCAAATTCTTTCCAATTTAGCCAATGATTATGGCGATGCGGTAAGTGGTGTTGATGATGATACTCGAGTGGGCCCCGCTCGTGCGATTCAAGCTGGATTGTTGACTAAGCAGCAAATGTTTCGGGCGATTACGCTGGTTGCCCTGCTGGCAGTGTTAAGCGGCATTGCACTACTGGCGGTAAGTTTGGGCAGTAATCCGCAGGCTTGGTTAGGGTTTATCGCCTTGGGTGGGCTGTCGATTGTTGCGGCTATGGCCTACACCATGGGCTCTCGACCTTACGGTTATCGTGGTTTTGGTGATATTAGCGTGTTTTTGTTCTTTGGTTTGCTGGGCGTAATGGGCTCTTATTACTTGCATACTCAGAGCCTGAGTTGGCCAGTCATGATGATAGCGGCAGCTAATGGTTTGCTAGCGACAGCAGTGCTCAACATTAATAATTTGCGAGACTTTTCGCCTGATAAAGCTGCTGGAAAGCTCACCTTGGCGGTGCGCTTAGGCGAGCGTAATGCCCGTCGTTACCACTTGGTATTGGTGGCGCTGGCTTTAATGCTATTTGCCAGCTTTATTGTTTGGCAAAGTAGCGCTAATTTTGCTTGGCTGTGTTTGTTGCCTGCTTTAGTCTTAATGAAGGTAACCAAAACAGTGATGCTTGCGCGCCAGCATCAGTTATTGGACAAGCAATTGCAGCTCACCGCCAAGCTAAGTTTTTTCATCGCCTTGTTGTTTAGCCTTGGTTTGCAGTTTCAATACTAG
- a CDS encoding polysaccharide biosynthesis/export family protein → MRKHIARLKKGLVLLVGVLCFSLHAETVSNYRLAAGDSFRVSVYGEPELSLETRLSDDGFIRYPFLGEIRVRGLTLTELQLQIQNGLKGDYLVDPMVQVTMVEYRPFFINGEVARPGAYPYQPGLTVNRAITLAGGFTERAGKSKITIQAEGATPDERERVSLEDRVSAGDVLNIPQSFF, encoded by the coding sequence ATGCGAAAACACATTGCGCGCCTTAAAAAAGGACTAGTTTTACTAGTCGGCGTGCTGTGTTTTTCTTTGCATGCTGAAACGGTGAGCAACTACCGTTTAGCGGCAGGCGATAGCTTTAGAGTGAGTGTATACGGTGAGCCAGAACTCAGCTTGGAAACCCGTTTATCTGATGACGGGTTTATTCGTTACCCGTTTTTAGGTGAAATAAGAGTGCGTGGCCTTACCCTCACCGAGCTGCAGTTACAGATCCAAAATGGCCTAAAGGGTGACTATTTAGTTGACCCAATGGTGCAAGTGACCATGGTTGAATACCGGCCCTTTTTTATTAATGGTGAAGTGGCTCGCCCCGGCGCCTACCCTTATCAACCCGGCTTAACGGTAAATCGGGCTATAACTCTTGCTGGTGGTTTTACCGAGCGTGCCGGTAAAAGCAAAATTACCATACAAGCAGAAGGGGCTACTCCCGATGAGCGCGAGCGAGTAAGCCTTGAAGACCGGGTCTCTGCTGGTGATGTACTTAATATTCCGCAAAGTTTCTTCTAA
- a CDS encoding outer membrane beta-barrel protein yields the protein MRKIGIILLPALAIAGPSLANMQPAKWYSADGVGVVPSIEVLGLYDSNLTNSNTDQISSWGTIVSPAIAAISEQEKSTYYAAYRLVWGEYFDSSEDNFLDHHLRVNGEWEFSARQRAKLRYDFRRDHDQRGEGISSGVGGVIDEPVQYNLHWLHGLYGFGARSATAQIELEANARQLDYQNFREVTQYRDRNAFDGSARFFYRMSSATRLLAELKAGKSDYKTIEPNTSSRDFNDLLGFVGGDWAITGKTKGRAKIGWQQRDFKEGEREKFSDLSWSLAADWSPRTYSTFSVEGGRQAKAPEQGGDVIDNTNITLDWEHYWQDRLATTFTVGYDNNDYVGVERQDKIYEGRVGVSYQFRRWLEISLWQLWRDKDSTLQAVTYDKQVTSLKLRLSL from the coding sequence ATGCGCAAGATAGGGATCATCTTGCTGCCAGCCCTAGCAATTGCAGGCCCTAGTTTGGCCAACATGCAGCCTGCCAAGTGGTATAGTGCAGACGGAGTAGGTGTTGTACCTAGTATTGAAGTATTAGGTTTATACGACAGCAACCTTACCAACAGTAATACGGACCAAATTTCTTCTTGGGGAACCATTGTCTCGCCAGCCATTGCTGCTATTTCTGAGCAAGAAAAAAGCACTTATTATGCGGCATATCGCTTGGTGTGGGGCGAGTACTTCGACAGCTCTGAAGACAACTTTTTAGACCACCACCTACGGGTAAATGGCGAATGGGAGTTTAGCGCTCGCCAACGTGCTAAATTGCGTTACGATTTTCGTCGCGACCACGACCAACGTGGTGAAGGTATTTCCTCTGGTGTCGGTGGCGTGATTGACGAACCCGTGCAATATAACCTGCATTGGCTGCATGGTTTATATGGCTTTGGTGCCAGAAGCGCTACCGCGCAGATCGAGCTAGAAGCCAATGCTCGTCAGCTGGATTACCAAAACTTTCGCGAAGTTACTCAGTATCGCGATCGCAATGCTTTTGACGGTAGCGCGCGCTTCTTTTATCGAATGTCGTCAGCCACCCGCTTATTGGCTGAGCTTAAAGCCGGAAAAAGTGACTATAAAACCATCGAACCAAATACGTCAAGTCGCGATTTTAACGACTTACTTGGCTTTGTTGGTGGAGATTGGGCGATAACCGGAAAAACGAAAGGTCGTGCCAAAATCGGTTGGCAACAGCGTGACTTTAAAGAAGGTGAACGTGAAAAGTTTAGCGATTTAAGTTGGTCGCTCGCAGCCGATTGGTCGCCTCGCACCTACTCTACTTTTAGTGTGGAAGGTGGTCGACAAGCCAAAGCTCCAGAGCAAGGCGGTGATGTTATCGACAATACCAACATCACCCTAGACTGGGAGCATTACTGGCAAGATCGCCTAGCTACAACCTTTACGGTTGGTTACGACAACAACGATTATGTGGGCGTAGAACGGCAAGATAAAATTTATGAAGGGCGGGTAGGCGTGAGCTATCAATTCCGTCGCTGGCTAGAAATTTCACTTTGGCAGCTATGGAGAGATAAAGATTCTACGCTTCAGGCCGTTACCTATGATAAGCAAGTTACCAGTCTTAAGTTGAGACTGAGTTTATGA